Proteins encoded by one window of Streptomyces sp. NBC_01477:
- a CDS encoding ABC transporter substrate-binding protein: protein MKANHATGQNSPAHRTGSGTPQVSRRFLMAGGGALAAGLFLPGCASKQPAASSGSGTSAGSGSGKKLSITMTPFAGANLAVMPKEFVKEYEQSHPNVRIKIDDTLILTKQTAAFQANPHNPQNHLVFSNGGGTAAGKATGMYLRLDYSRIPNTQYLQPQFVEPDHCGVVFGADQMGLVFNNRTYPKGFGSWSDLWAPAQKGKLCFFTVPWWVIGMAAQQNGGGWDNMDPGFALWQQHAKNIRTIVTANPQFLNMLSTSEAPLTSHYLGTSTAWRQQGAPLGYQRPAEGAFFDPVGVNINSGASDDQVEVCYDIINEMLKPRWNQSWVDASIEIPAVSTTKLSDKLKAIPAIAAGADQKFVPVDWDIVGKNMSAWTDRWNQDVVSKI from the coding sequence ATGAAGGCGAACCACGCCACCGGCCAGAACAGCCCCGCGCACAGAACCGGTTCGGGCACCCCGCAGGTGTCCCGGCGCTTCCTGATGGCAGGGGGCGGCGCCCTCGCCGCCGGCCTCTTCCTGCCCGGGTGCGCCAGCAAGCAGCCGGCCGCGTCGTCCGGTTCCGGCACATCGGCCGGCTCGGGAAGCGGCAAGAAGCTCAGCATCACCATGACGCCGTTCGCGGGGGCGAACCTGGCGGTGATGCCGAAGGAGTTCGTGAAGGAGTACGAGCAGAGCCACCCCAACGTCCGGATCAAGATCGACGACACGCTCATCCTCACCAAGCAGACCGCGGCCTTCCAGGCCAACCCGCACAACCCGCAGAACCACCTGGTGTTCAGCAACGGCGGCGGCACCGCGGCCGGCAAGGCGACCGGGATGTACCTCAGGCTGGACTACTCCAGGATCCCCAACACCCAGTACCTCCAGCCGCAGTTCGTCGAGCCGGACCACTGCGGTGTGGTCTTCGGGGCCGACCAGATGGGCCTGGTCTTCAACAACCGCACCTATCCCAAGGGCTTCGGCTCGTGGTCCGACCTGTGGGCGCCGGCGCAGAAGGGGAAGCTCTGCTTCTTCACCGTGCCGTGGTGGGTCATCGGCATGGCCGCCCAGCAGAACGGCGGCGGCTGGGACAACATGGACCCCGGCTTCGCCCTGTGGCAGCAGCACGCCAAGAACATCCGCACCATCGTCACGGCCAACCCGCAGTTCCTCAACATGCTGTCCACCAGCGAGGCGCCGCTGACCTCGCACTACCTGGGCACCTCCACCGCGTGGCGGCAGCAGGGCGCGCCGCTGGGCTACCAGCGCCCCGCCGAGGGCGCGTTCTTCGACCCGGTCGGGGTCAACATCAACTCCGGTGCCAGCGACGACCAGGTCGAGGTCTGCTACGACATCATCAACGAGATGCTCAAGCCCCGGTGGAACCAGAGCTGGGTGGACGCCTCGATCGAGATCCCCGCGGTGAGCACCACGAAGCTGTCCGACAAGCTCAAGGCCATTCCCGCCATCGCGGCCGGCGCCGACCAGAAGTTCGTCCCGGTCGACTGGGACATCGTCGGCAAGAACATGTCCGCGTGGACCGATCGCTGGAATCAGGACGTCGTCTCCAAGATCTGA
- a CDS encoding IclR family transcriptional regulator, producing the protein MAQETGERGTPPKESTKSPSYMGRILNLLELSVIADQAPLTLSELAVAADVPLSTASRLIAQLIAWGFLDEAPNSRFVPGRRLVAMATAVGEHLYSNDRLQLATRRLAAITGESTTAGRIVGNSMYIIARTESDQPLRAVSRIGEPIRPESSALGKAIMSHLPRAGQLALLSGAGVEDPEGVREAILPELEEARRQGYAVDEETYSVGLRCRAVAVIGADGRAVAGLSVSGPAARFTTDLAEKAVPALCQEAAAIGDLR; encoded by the coding sequence GTGGCACAGGAAACCGGGGAACGCGGCACACCCCCCAAAGAGAGCACCAAGTCACCGAGTTACATGGGCCGCATCCTCAACCTGCTGGAGCTCTCGGTCATCGCCGACCAGGCTCCGCTCACCTTGAGCGAACTGGCGGTCGCGGCCGATGTGCCGCTGTCCACGGCGTCCAGGCTGATCGCCCAGCTGATCGCCTGGGGATTCCTCGACGAGGCCCCCAACAGCCGCTTCGTACCGGGCCGGCGCCTGGTGGCGATGGCCACCGCGGTCGGCGAGCACCTGTACAGCAACGACCGCCTCCAGCTGGCCACCCGGCGCCTGGCCGCCATCACCGGGGAGTCCACCACGGCGGGCCGGATCGTCGGCAACAGCATGTACATCATCGCCCGCACCGAATCGGACCAGCCGCTGCGCGCGGTCAGCCGGATCGGCGAGCCGATCCGCCCGGAGAGTTCCGCGCTGGGCAAGGCGATCATGTCCCACCTGCCCCGCGCCGGGCAGCTCGCGCTGCTCAGCGGCGCGGGCGTGGAGGACCCCGAAGGCGTACGGGAGGCGATCCTGCCCGAGCTGGAGGAGGCCAGGCGCCAGGGCTACGCCGTGGACGAGGAGACCTACAGCGTGGGCCTGCGCTGCCGGGCCGTCGCCGTGATCGGCGCGGACGGCCGGGCAGTGGCCGGCCTGTCCGTCAGCGGCCCCGCCGCCCGCTTCACCACCGACCTCGCCGAAAAGGCGGTCCCGGCACTGTGCCAGGAAGCCGCCGCCATCGGCGACTTGCGGTGA
- a CDS encoding ABC transporter permease — protein MTDDRPQRTPAGAGPVTALAERPAAPGTPGRPAAAREGGPQRAARARNRRTSLLLLAPSLVLLLAVFAFAVETLVEYSFQKYEPGGTNITGTAASWAKVLGGSYYWSVIWQTVQVGLLVTVVTAVVGYLTALALHHIKRTAWRNAGYAVVFSSLIFSGIASVYAWQLLLGQEGFLNSALGLVGVGPVHLLYEKPAVVIALVHTLLPLVVLPISSSLRQIDGTLAEVADDFGASRWRTFRTITLPLSAPGLIAGCQLTFALTISSFTAPSMLGGGRVATLSTTVYSLVGTTDFPAASVCALVLLVLAIVSTGIFVLVQRRFAEADQGGVTVSPSEPKGIRGLGVWMALVYAFQLVPAAIVVISSLSSVSYGVWPPPGFSTRWYTNLFEQEGVTDALVGSLWIGALVAVLAVVLGSAGAVALVRYRFRGSGSIQSALFSPVVVPKIAFGFAVFMLLARLGMTSGRWAVVLAHTVATVPFVIVLLSAALSRADRTLDYAAVDLGARPLTAFVRATLPQIAPAMLVSGVFAFLISFNEVDLSIFLLNSDQQTLPVWMFTYLNNYQDPTPAALSTLMTLMSVVVVGLGALALRLTQRGRRLTI, from the coding sequence ATGACGGACGACCGTCCACAGCGCACCCCCGCGGGGGCGGGCCCAGTGACCGCGCTGGCCGAACGACCCGCCGCCCCCGGCACGCCCGGGCGCCCCGCCGCCGCGCGCGAGGGCGGCCCGCAGCGGGCCGCCCGGGCCCGCAACCGCCGTACCTCACTGCTGCTGCTGGCCCCCAGCCTGGTCCTGCTGCTCGCGGTGTTCGCCTTCGCCGTGGAGACGCTGGTCGAATACTCCTTCCAGAAGTACGAGCCCGGCGGCACCAACATCACCGGCACGGCGGCGTCCTGGGCGAAGGTGCTGGGCGGCTCCTACTACTGGTCGGTGATCTGGCAGACCGTGCAGGTGGGTCTGCTGGTCACCGTGGTGACCGCGGTCGTCGGCTATCTGACGGCGCTGGCCCTGCACCACATCAAGCGCACCGCCTGGCGCAACGCGGGCTACGCGGTGGTCTTCTCGTCGCTGATCTTCTCCGGTATCGCCAGCGTCTACGCCTGGCAGCTGCTGCTCGGGCAGGAAGGTTTCCTCAACTCGGCGCTCGGCCTGGTCGGGGTGGGACCCGTCCACCTGCTGTACGAGAAGCCCGCCGTCGTCATCGCGCTGGTGCACACCCTGCTGCCGCTGGTGGTCCTGCCGATCAGCAGCAGCCTGCGGCAGATCGACGGCACACTCGCCGAGGTGGCGGACGACTTCGGGGCGTCGCGCTGGCGCACCTTCCGCACCATCACGCTGCCGCTGAGCGCGCCGGGGCTGATCGCCGGCTGCCAGCTCACGTTCGCCCTGACCATCTCCAGCTTCACCGCGCCCAGCATGCTGGGCGGCGGCCGGGTGGCGACGCTCTCCACCACCGTCTACTCGCTGGTCGGCACCACCGACTTCCCGGCGGCGTCGGTCTGCGCCCTGGTCCTGCTGGTGCTCGCCATCGTCTCCACCGGGATCTTCGTCCTCGTCCAGCGCCGCTTCGCCGAGGCCGACCAGGGCGGCGTCACCGTCAGCCCGTCCGAGCCCAAGGGCATCCGCGGCCTGGGCGTCTGGATGGCCCTGGTCTACGCCTTCCAGCTGGTGCCCGCCGCCATCGTGGTGATCAGCTCGCTCTCCTCGGTCTCGTACGGGGTGTGGCCCCCGCCGGGCTTCTCCACCCGCTGGTACACCAACCTCTTCGAGCAGGAGGGTGTCACCGACGCCCTGGTCGGCAGCCTGTGGATCGGCGCGCTGGTGGCCGTGCTCGCGGTGGTGCTCGGCTCGGCCGGCGCCGTCGCCCTGGTGCGGTACCGCTTCCGCGGCAGCGGCTCGATCCAGTCGGCGCTGTTCTCCCCCGTCGTGGTGCCCAAGATCGCCTTCGGGTTCGCGGTGTTCATGCTGCTGGCCAGGCTGGGGATGACCAGCGGCCGGTGGGCGGTGGTGCTGGCCCACACGGTGGCCACCGTGCCGTTCGTCATCGTGCTGCTGTCGGCCGCGCTGAGCCGCGCCGACCGCACGCTCGACTACGCGGCGGTCGACCTCGGCGCCCGGCCGCTCACCGCCTTCGTACGGGCCACCCTGCCGCAGATCGCGCCGGCCATGCTCGTCAGCGGGGTGTTCGCGTTCCTGATCAGCTTCAACGAGGTGGATCTGTCGATCTTCCTGCTCAACAGCGACCAGCAGACGCTGCCGGTCTGGATGTTCACCTATCTCAACAACTACCAGGACCCGACCCCGGCGGCCCTGTCCACCCTGATGACGCTGATGTCGGTGGTCGTGGTCGGCCTCGGAGCGCTGGCGCTGCGGCTCACCCAGCGGGGACGCCGCCTCACCATCTGA
- a CDS encoding DUF885 family protein, translating into MAELFPRLHSACNLDAAYLREYSGLHDIYDGTIADLSPAGVATALAALGGPALPDAHDEAQLAATENAMRTRFGRLRQHRWDPWVHVEALDLSPYDRPYADAASREKARARHVSLWPDAVDNAIEALDELSAPVATMFLPAVRGLATAVTPADGDDGRHALAALERLTAHLTRAAGEGDPAPSLGSDDLAALLGCEDRVPVDLDELAAMAASEYERMREILYDAGDRLDREPGTAAERTRRVDARVRADHGSFEEILADTQAEVAKAARFVREHGLLPLVDDGCVIEPSPPARTWAAGRVSWIAPWETQGHSLFHITGPAADWSPDDHQSWLNRFNRPAMAVMAVHEIGPGHCSHALMMGQVDNPVRKTLWSELFFEGWAHYAEEMMWEAGYQGDTAHYQFGMAQEAMIRTVRVEAVLGIHTGALTLDEAVGLFESRAFLSGPAARAEARRAVWEPTCIRYTWGKVLMRRLRAQAEAAWGADFSLARFHRGLMAYGSPPVGIVAAAMGIDGAAAPAGVPEGRP; encoded by the coding sequence ATGGCCGAGCTGTTCCCGCGACTGCACAGCGCCTGCAACCTGGACGCCGCCTATCTGCGCGAGTATTCAGGACTGCACGACATCTACGACGGCACGATCGCCGACCTGTCACCGGCCGGCGTGGCCACCGCGCTCGCCGCGCTGGGCGGCCCGGCGCTGCCCGACGCCCACGACGAGGCGCAGCTCGCCGCCACCGAGAACGCCATGCGCACCCGCTTCGGCCGGCTCCGCCAGCACCGCTGGGACCCCTGGGTGCACGTCGAGGCACTCGACCTGTCGCCGTACGACCGGCCCTACGCCGACGCGGCGAGCCGGGAGAAGGCGCGGGCCCGCCATGTGAGCCTGTGGCCGGACGCGGTGGACAACGCGATCGAGGCCCTGGACGAGCTGTCCGCGCCCGTGGCCACCATGTTCCTGCCCGCCGTCCGCGGTCTGGCCACGGCTGTCACGCCCGCGGACGGCGACGACGGCCGCCACGCGCTGGCCGCGCTGGAACGGCTGACCGCGCACCTCACGCGGGCCGCGGGCGAGGGCGACCCGGCCCCCAGCCTGGGCAGCGACGACCTCGCCGCGCTCCTCGGCTGCGAGGACCGCGTCCCGGTGGACCTCGACGAACTCGCCGCCATGGCCGCGTCCGAGTACGAGCGGATGCGCGAGATCCTGTACGACGCCGGGGACCGCCTCGACCGCGAACCCGGTACGGCCGCCGAGCGGACCCGGCGGGTCGACGCCCGGGTACGCGCCGACCACGGCAGCTTCGAGGAGATCCTCGCCGACACCCAGGCCGAGGTCGCCAAGGCGGCCCGCTTCGTCCGGGAGCACGGCCTGCTGCCGCTGGTGGACGACGGCTGCGTCATCGAGCCCTCACCGCCGGCCCGCACCTGGGCGGCGGGCCGGGTCAGCTGGATCGCGCCCTGGGAGACGCAGGGCCACTCCCTCTTCCACATCACGGGACCCGCCGCCGACTGGTCGCCCGACGACCACCAGTCCTGGCTCAACCGTTTCAACCGGCCCGCGATGGCCGTCATGGCCGTCCACGAGATCGGCCCCGGGCACTGCTCGCACGCCCTGATGATGGGCCAGGTCGACAACCCCGTCCGCAAGACCCTCTGGTCGGAGCTGTTCTTCGAGGGCTGGGCCCACTACGCAGAAGAGATGATGTGGGAGGCCGGCTACCAGGGCGACACCGCGCACTACCAGTTCGGCATGGCGCAGGAGGCCATGATCAGGACCGTCCGCGTCGAGGCGGTGCTCGGCATCCACACCGGCGCCCTCACCCTCGACGAGGCCGTCGGCCTGTTCGAGAGCCGCGCCTTCCTGTCCGGCCCCGCGGCCCGCGCCGAAGCCCGGCGGGCGGTCTGGGAGCCCACCTGTATCCGCTACACCTGGGGCAAGGTGCTGATGCGCCGGCTGCGCGCCCAGGCCGAGGCCGCCTGGGGCGCGGACTTCTCCCTGGCCCGCTTCCACCGCGGCCTGATGGCCTACGGTTCCCCGCCGGTCGGGATCGTCGCCGCGGCCATGGGCATCGACGGCGCGGCGGCGCCCGCCGGCGTACCGGAAGGACGGCCATGA
- a CDS encoding ABC transporter ATP-binding protein encodes MGVDAPSHLDAQLVGVSKTYPNGEAAVTDLSLDIRHGEFLSLLGPSGCGKSTTLRILAGLEYPTAGTVSIAGKDMANVPPNRRPTNLIFQKLALFPHLTVAENIAFGPRIRRMSRAEVRSVVGDMLDLVELTGYADRKPAQLSGGQQQRVAIARALANRPAVLLLDEPLGALDLRLRVQMQRVLKKIQQDSGTTFVFVTHDQTEAFTVSDRIALMNQGRLEQVGRPDELYNRPATEFGATFLGDTNIVRGTVNDRVLTADGFTCRTSGPGTALSLRPEVISMRHHLTTPFDNRFTARVADLTFQGSTVRYQVALPGDGPDLVVQLPAHEAVGIAPGDEVEIGWQADAAVMLGTEV; translated from the coding sequence GTGGGCGTGGACGCCCCGTCGCATCTCGACGCGCAGTTGGTCGGCGTGAGCAAGACCTATCCGAACGGCGAGGCCGCGGTCACCGATCTGAGCCTCGACATCAGGCACGGTGAGTTCCTCTCGCTTCTCGGTCCCTCCGGCTGTGGCAAGTCCACGACGCTGCGCATCCTCGCCGGGCTGGAGTACCCGACCGCCGGCACCGTGAGCATCGCGGGCAAGGACATGGCGAACGTGCCGCCGAACCGGCGGCCGACCAACCTGATCTTCCAGAAACTGGCGCTCTTCCCGCACCTGACGGTGGCCGAGAACATCGCCTTCGGCCCCAGGATCCGCCGCATGTCCCGGGCGGAAGTCCGCTCCGTCGTCGGCGACATGCTCGACCTGGTGGAGTTGACGGGCTACGCCGACCGCAAGCCGGCGCAGCTGTCCGGCGGCCAGCAGCAGCGGGTGGCCATCGCCCGGGCACTGGCCAACCGGCCCGCGGTGCTGCTGCTCGACGAACCCCTCGGCGCGCTCGACCTACGGCTGCGGGTGCAGATGCAGCGCGTCCTGAAGAAGATCCAGCAGGACTCCGGCACCACCTTCGTCTTCGTCACGCACGACCAGACCGAGGCGTTCACCGTCTCCGACCGGATCGCCCTGATGAACCAGGGACGCCTGGAGCAGGTCGGCCGGCCCGACGAGCTGTACAACCGCCCGGCCACCGAATTCGGCGCGACCTTCCTGGGCGACACCAACATCGTCCGCGGCACCGTCAACGACCGGGTGCTCACGGCCGACGGATTCACCTGCCGCACCTCGGGCCCCGGCACCGCGCTGTCGCTGCGGCCGGAAGTCATCAGCATGCGGCACCACCTGACCACTCCCTTCGACAACCGCTTCACCGCCCGCGTCGCCGACCTCACCTTCCAGGGCTCGACCGTCCGCTACCAGGTGGCACTGCCCGGGGACGGACCGGACCTGGTCGTCCAACTGCCGGCCCACGAGGCAGTGGGGATCGCACCCGGCGACGAGGTCGAGATCGGCTGGCAGGCCGACGCGGCCGTCATGCTCGGCACGGAAGTCTAG